Proteins co-encoded in one Streptomyces sp. JH34 genomic window:
- a CDS encoding glycoside hydrolase family 18 chitinase produces MSTDNPVRLTRLRWRRGAGTATRSKAVAGLTALLLPLAAMVGLASPAEAATSATATYVKKTDWGTGFEGQWTVKNTGTTALSSWTIEWDFPSGTAVGSAWDASVTSSGTHWTAKNLGWNGTVAPGASISFGFNGTGSGSPTGCKLNGASCDGGSVPGDNPPSKPGTPTASNVTDTSAKISWSAATDDKGVKNYDVLRDGAKVATVTTTTYTDSGLTKGTDYSYTVQARDTADQTGPVSASVAVRTTGTTDPGPGGKVNLGYFTEWGVYGRNYHVKNLVTSGSAAKITHINYAFGNVQGGKCTIGDAYADYDKAYTADQSVDGVADTWDQPLRGNFNQLRKLKAKYPNIKVIWSFGGWTWSGGFGAAAQNPAAFAQSCYDLVEDPRWADVFDGIDIDWEYPNACGLTCDTSGPAALKNLSSALRTKFGTNNLVTAAITADGTDGGKIDAADYAGASAYFDWYNVMTYDFFGAWDAKGPTAPHSPLTSYSGVPKEGFNSAAAIAKLKAKGVPAKKLLLGIGFYGRGWTGVTQAAPGGTATGAAQGTYEAGIEDYKVLKSSCPATGTIAGTAYAHCGTNWWSYDTPATIASKMAWANGQGLGGAFFWEFSGDTANGELVSAMDSGLN; encoded by the coding sequence TTGAGCACTGACAACCCCGTACGCCTCACCCGACTCAGATGGAGACGCGGAGCAGGCACAGCCACCAGGTCCAAGGCGGTCGCGGGCCTCACCGCGCTGCTGCTCCCCCTCGCCGCGATGGTCGGCCTGGCCTCACCCGCCGAGGCCGCCACCTCCGCGACGGCCACCTACGTGAAGAAGACCGACTGGGGCACCGGCTTCGAGGGCCAGTGGACGGTCAAGAACACCGGCACCACCGCGCTCTCCTCCTGGACGATCGAGTGGGACTTCCCCTCCGGCACCGCGGTCGGCTCCGCCTGGGACGCCTCCGTCACCAGCTCCGGCACCCACTGGACCGCCAAGAACCTCGGCTGGAACGGCACGGTCGCCCCGGGCGCCAGCATCAGCTTCGGCTTCAACGGCACCGGCTCCGGCTCCCCCACCGGCTGCAAGCTGAACGGCGCCTCCTGTGACGGCGGCAGCGTGCCCGGTGACAACCCCCCGTCCAAGCCCGGCACCCCGACCGCGAGCAACGTGACGGACACCTCGGCGAAGATCAGCTGGAGTGCCGCCACGGACGACAAGGGAGTCAAGAACTACGACGTCCTGCGCGACGGCGCCAAGGTCGCGACGGTCACCACGACGACGTACACCGACAGCGGGCTCACCAAGGGCACCGACTACTCGTACACGGTGCAGGCCCGTGACACCGCCGACCAGACAGGTCCGGTCAGCGCCTCGGTCGCCGTCCGCACCACCGGCACCACCGACCCGGGCCCCGGCGGCAAGGTCAACCTCGGCTACTTCACCGAGTGGGGCGTCTACGGGCGCAACTACCACGTCAAGAACCTGGTGACCTCCGGCTCCGCGGCGAAGATCACGCACATCAACTACGCGTTCGGCAACGTCCAGGGCGGCAAGTGCACCATCGGTGACGCCTACGCCGACTACGACAAGGCCTACACCGCCGACCAGTCCGTCGACGGCGTCGCCGACACGTGGGACCAGCCGCTGCGCGGCAACTTCAACCAGCTGCGCAAGCTCAAGGCGAAGTACCCGAACATCAAGGTCATCTGGTCGTTCGGCGGCTGGACCTGGTCCGGCGGCTTCGGCGCCGCGGCGCAGAACCCCGCCGCGTTCGCCCAGTCCTGCTACGACCTGGTCGAGGACCCCCGCTGGGCCGATGTCTTCGACGGCATCGACATCGACTGGGAGTACCCCAACGCCTGCGGTCTCACCTGTGACACCAGCGGTCCCGCCGCGCTGAAGAACCTCTCCTCCGCGCTGCGCACCAAGTTCGGGACGAACAACCTGGTCACGGCGGCGATCACCGCGGACGGCACCGACGGCGGCAAGATCGACGCGGCCGACTACGCGGGCGCCTCGGCGTACTTCGACTGGTACAACGTGATGACGTACGACTTCTTCGGCGCCTGGGACGCCAAGGGTCCGACGGCCCCGCACTCCCCGCTGACCTCCTACAGCGGCGTACCGAAGGAGGGCTTCAACTCCGCCGCGGCCATCGCCAAGCTGAAGGCCAAGGGCGTCCCGGCGAAGAAGCTGCTGCTCGGCATCGGCTTCTACGGCCGCGGCTGGACCGGCGTCACCCAGGCGGCACCCGGTGGCACGGCGACCGGGGCGGCCCAGGGGACGTACGAGGCGGGCATCGAGGACTACAAGGTCCTGAAGAGCAGCTGCCCGGCCACCGGCACGATCGCCGGCACCGCCTACGCCCACTGCGGCACCAACTGGTGGAGCTACGACACCCCGGCGACGATCGCGTCCAAGATGGCCTGGGCCAACGGCCAGGGACTGGGCGGGGCCTTCTTCTGGGAGTTCAGCGGTGACACCGCGAACGGTGAGCTCGTGAGTGCGATGGACAGCGGCCTCAACTAG
- a CDS encoding DUF2550 domain-containing protein, with the protein MVLALWLGGLVVVLVAVGLFVFGLRRRLIQRSGGTFDCSLRWDVSEEPDPSGKGWVYGVARYSGDRVDWFRVFSYSPRPRRGLERSAIEVVARRLPEGEEELALLSDSVVLGCLHRGTRLELAMSEDALTGFLAWLEAAPPGQRVNVA; encoded by the coding sequence ATGGTCCTCGCATTGTGGCTGGGCGGTCTGGTCGTCGTACTGGTCGCGGTGGGGCTGTTCGTCTTCGGTCTCCGCAGGCGGCTGATCCAGCGGTCCGGCGGCACCTTCGACTGCAGTCTGCGCTGGGACGTCTCGGAGGAGCCTGACCCGTCGGGCAAGGGCTGGGTGTACGGGGTCGCCCGCTACAGCGGCGACCGCGTCGACTGGTTCCGGGTCTTCTCCTACTCGCCCCGTCCCCGCCGCGGCCTGGAGCGCTCCGCCATCGAGGTCGTCGCCCGCCGGCTGCCCGAGGGCGAGGAGGAGCTGGCGCTCCTGTCCGACTCCGTCGTGCTCGGCTGTCTCCACCGGGGGACGCGCCTGGAGCTGGCGATGAGCGAGGACGCCCTGACGGGTTTCCTCGCCTGGCTGGAGGCGGCACCGCCCGGCCAGCGAGTCAATGTGGCCTGA
- a CDS encoding F0F1 ATP synthase subunit epsilon produces MAAELHVELVAADRSVWSGEATLVVARTTSGDIGVMPGHQPLLGVLESGPVTIRTSDGGTVVAAVHGGFISFADNKLSLLAEIAELADEIDVQRAERALERAKSDTDAGAERRADVRLRAVAAH; encoded by the coding sequence TTGGCTGCTGAGCTGCATGTCGAGCTGGTCGCCGCGGACCGCAGTGTCTGGTCCGGCGAGGCCACCCTCGTTGTCGCACGTACCACGTCCGGCGACATCGGCGTCATGCCCGGTCACCAGCCGCTCCTGGGTGTGCTGGAATCGGGCCCCGTGACGATCCGTACGAGCGACGGCGGGACGGTTGTCGCCGCTGTGCACGGCGGTTTCATCTCGTTCGCGGACAACAAGCTCTCGTTGCTCGCTGAGATCGCGGAGCTTGCCGACGAGATCGACGTCCAGCGCGCCGAGCGTGCGCTGGAGCGTGCGAAGTCGGACACGGACGCCGGCGCCGAGCGCCGCGCGGACGTGCGACTGCGTGCGGTGGCGGCGCACTGA
- the atpD gene encoding F0F1 ATP synthase subunit beta yields the protein MTTTVETAAATGRVARVIGPVVDVEFPVDAMPEIYNALHIEVDDPAEAGARKTLTLEVAQHLGDGMVRAISMQPTDGVVRQAPVTDTGTGITVPVGDITKGKVFNTLGQILNEPEAEAQITERWPIHRKAPAFDQLESKTEMFETGLKVVDLLTPYVKGGKIGLFGGAGVGKTVLIQEMIMRVAKLHDGVSVFAGVGERTREGNDLIDEMTDSGVLEKTALVFGQMDEPPGTRLRVALSALTMAEYFRDVQKQDVLLFIDNIFRFTQAGSEVSTLLGRMPSAVGYQPTLADEMGVLQERITSTRGHSITSMQAIYVPADDLTDPAPATTFAHLDATTVLSRPISEKGIYPAVDPLDSTSRILDPRYIAQDHYDTASRVKGILQKYKDLQDIIAILGIDELGEEDKLVVHRARRVERFLSQNTHAAKQFTGLDGSDVPLDESIAAFNAICDGEYDHFPEQAFFMCGGIEDLKANAKELGVS from the coding sequence ATGACGACGACAGTTGAGACGGCCGCTGCCACGGGCCGCGTCGCCCGGGTCATCGGCCCGGTCGTCGACGTGGAGTTCCCCGTCGACGCGATGCCGGAGATCTACAACGCCCTGCACATCGAGGTCGACGACCCGGCCGAGGCCGGCGCTCGTAAGACGCTGACCCTCGAGGTCGCCCAGCACCTGGGTGACGGCATGGTCCGCGCGATCTCGATGCAGCCCACCGACGGCGTGGTCCGCCAGGCCCCGGTGACCGACACGGGTACGGGCATCACCGTGCCGGTCGGCGACATCACCAAGGGCAAGGTGTTCAACACCCTCGGTCAGATCCTGAACGAGCCGGAGGCCGAGGCGCAGATCACCGAGCGCTGGCCGATCCACCGCAAGGCCCCGGCCTTCGACCAGCTCGAGTCCAAGACCGAGATGTTCGAGACCGGCCTGAAGGTCGTCGACCTGCTGACCCCGTACGTCAAGGGCGGCAAGATCGGTCTGTTCGGTGGTGCGGGCGTCGGCAAGACGGTCCTCATCCAGGAAATGATCATGCGTGTGGCGAAGCTGCACGACGGTGTGTCGGTGTTCGCCGGTGTCGGCGAGCGCACCCGTGAGGGCAACGACCTCATCGACGAGATGACCGACTCGGGCGTCCTGGAGAAGACCGCGCTGGTCTTCGGCCAGATGGACGAGCCGCCGGGCACCCGTCTGCGGGTCGCGCTGTCCGCCCTGACCATGGCGGAGTACTTCCGCGATGTGCAGAAGCAGGACGTGCTGCTCTTCATCGACAACATCTTCCGCTTCACGCAGGCCGGTTCCGAGGTCTCCACGCTGCTCGGCCGCATGCCGTCCGCGGTGGGTTACCAGCCGACCCTGGCCGACGAGATGGGTGTGCTCCAGGAGCGCATCACCTCGACGCGTGGTCACTCGATCACCTCGATGCAGGCGATCTACGTCCCCGCGGACGACCTGACCGACCCGGCCCCGGCCACCACGTTCGCCCACCTCGACGCGACGACGGTTCTCTCCCGTCCGATCTCCGAGAAGGGCATCTACCCGGCCGTGGACCCGCTGGACTCCACGTCCCGCATCCTGGACCCGCGCTACATCGCGCAGGACCACTACGACACGGCCAGCCGCGTCAAGGGGATCCTGCAGAAGTACAAGGACCTCCAGGACATCATCGCGATCCTCGGTATCGACGAGCTGGGCGAGGAGGACAAGCTCGTTGTCCACCGTGCCCGTCGCGTCGAGCGCTTCCTGTCGCAGAACACCCACGCCGCCAAGCAGTTCACCGGCCTGGACGGTTCGGACGTTCCGCTCGACGAGTCGATCGCCGCGTTCAACGCGATCTGCGACGGGGAGTACGACCACTTCCCCGAGCAGGCGTTCTTCATGTGCGGTGGCATCGAGGACCTCAAGGCCAACGCCAAGGAGCTCGGCGTCTCCTGA
- a CDS encoding F0F1 ATP synthase subunit gamma — protein MGAQLRVYKRRIQAVTATKKITKAMEMIAASRIVKAQRKVSASMPYATELTRAVTAVATGSNTNHPLTTEAESPARAAVLLLTSDRGLAGGYSSNAIKAAERLRERLAAEGKEVDTYIVGRKGVAYYGFRERKVAESWTGFTDSPEYSDAKKIAEPLIASIQKDTAEGGVDELHIVFTEFVSMMTQNAVDGRMLPLSLDEVTEESTEKGEILPLFDFEPSAEDVLDALLPRYVESRIYNALLQAAASEHAARRRAMKSATDNAGDLIKSLSRLANAARQAEITQEISEIVGGAGALADASAGSDK, from the coding sequence ATGGGCGCTCAGCTTCGCGTTTACAAGCGCCGCATCCAAGCCGTCACCGCGACCAAGAAGATCACCAAGGCGATGGAGATGATCGCCGCCTCGCGCATCGTCAAGGCGCAGCGCAAGGTGTCGGCGTCGATGCCGTACGCGACCGAGCTCACCCGTGCGGTGACCGCGGTGGCGACCGGCTCGAACACCAACCATCCGCTCACCACCGAGGCCGAGTCCCCGGCCCGGGCCGCGGTCCTGCTCCTCACGAGCGACCGCGGTCTGGCCGGCGGCTACTCCTCCAACGCCATCAAGGCGGCGGAGCGGCTGAGGGAGCGGCTGGCAGCCGAGGGCAAGGAGGTCGACACGTACATCGTCGGCCGCAAGGGTGTCGCGTACTACGGCTTCCGCGAGCGCAAGGTCGCGGAGTCGTGGACCGGCTTCACCGACAGCCCCGAGTACTCGGACGCCAAGAAGATCGCCGAGCCCCTCATCGCGTCCATCCAGAAGGACACGGCCGAGGGCGGCGTCGACGAGCTGCACATCGTCTTCACGGAGTTCGTGTCGATGATGACGCAGAACGCGGTCGACGGCCGGATGCTGCCGCTGTCGCTCGACGAGGTCACGGAGGAGAGCACCGAGAAGGGCGAGATCCTTCCGCTGTTCGACTTCGAGCCGTCGGCGGAGGACGTCCTCGACGCCCTTCTGCCGCGCTACGTCGAGAGCCGTATCTACAACGCACTGCTGCAGGCCGCCGCTTCCGAGCACGCCGCCCGCCGTCGTGCGATGAAGTCGGCGACCGACAACGCCGGGGATCTGATCAAGAGCCTCTCCCGGCTTGCCAACGCGGCCCGCCAGGCCGAAATCACCCAGGAAATCAGCGAGATCGTCGGCGGTGCAGGTGCGCTGGCCGACGCGTCCGCGGGGAGTGACAAGTAA
- the atpA gene encoding F0F1 ATP synthase subunit alpha, whose protein sequence is MAELTIRPEEIRDALDNFVQSYQPDAASREEVGTVSVAGDGIAKVEGLPSAMANELLKFEDGTLGLALNLEEREIGAIVLGEFSGIEEGQPVQRTGEVLSVGVGEGYLGRVVDPLGNPIDGLGEIATEGRRALELQAPGVMVRKSVHEPMQTGYKAVDAMVPIGRGQRQLIIGDRQTGKTALAVDTIINQRDNWRSGDVNKQVRCIYVAIGQKGSTIASVRGALEEAGALEYTTIVAAPASDPAGFKYLAPYTGSAIGQHWMYDGKHVLIIFDDLSKQADAYRAVSLLLRRPPGREAYPGDVFYLHSRLLERCAKLSDDMGAGSMTGLPIVETKANDVSAFIPTNVISITDGQCFLESDLFNAGQRPALNVGISVSRVGGSAQHKAMRQVSGRLRVDLAQYRELEAFAAFGSDLDAASKASLERGKRMVELLKQPQYAPFPVEEQVVSVWAGTTGKMDDVPVEDIRRFETELLEYLRRERKDLLTSIAEGAKMSDDTLQSIADAIAAFKQQFETSDGKLLGEG, encoded by the coding sequence ATGGCGGAGCTCACGATCCGGCCGGAGGAGATCCGGGACGCACTGGATAACTTCGTCCAGTCGTACCAGCCGGACGCGGCCTCGCGCGAGGAGGTCGGAACGGTCAGCGTTGCCGGCGACGGCATCGCGAAGGTGGAGGGTCTGCCCTCCGCCATGGCGAACGAGCTGCTGAAGTTCGAGGACGGAACCCTCGGTCTCGCCCTCAACCTCGAGGAGCGCGAGATCGGTGCGATCGTCCTCGGCGAGTTCAGCGGAATCGAGGAGGGCCAGCCGGTGCAGCGCACCGGTGAGGTGCTCTCCGTCGGCGTCGGCGAGGGCTACCTCGGCCGCGTCGTCGACCCGCTCGGCAACCCGATCGACGGTCTCGGCGAGATCGCGACCGAAGGCCGTCGCGCCCTCGAGCTGCAGGCCCCTGGCGTCATGGTCCGCAAGTCGGTGCACGAGCCGATGCAGACCGGCTACAAGGCCGTCGACGCCATGGTGCCGATCGGCCGCGGCCAGCGTCAGCTGATCATCGGCGACCGTCAGACGGGTAAGACCGCTCTGGCCGTCGACACGATCATCAACCAGCGCGACAACTGGCGCTCGGGCGACGTGAACAAGCAGGTGCGCTGCATCTACGTCGCCATCGGTCAGAAGGGCTCCACCATCGCCTCCGTGCGCGGTGCCCTCGAAGAGGCCGGCGCGCTCGAGTACACCACCATCGTCGCCGCCCCGGCGTCCGACCCGGCCGGCTTCAAGTACCTGGCGCCGTACACCGGTTCGGCCATCGGCCAGCACTGGATGTACGACGGCAAGCACGTCCTCATCATCTTCGACGACCTCTCGAAGCAGGCCGACGCCTACCGCGCCGTGTCGCTTCTGCTGCGCCGTCCGCCGGGCCGCGAGGCCTACCCGGGCGACGTCTTCTACCTGCACTCGCGTCTGCTGGAGCGCTGCGCCAAGCTCTCCGACGACATGGGCGCGGGTTCGATGACGGGTCTCCCGATCGTCGAGACCAAGGCGAACGACGTGTCGGCGTTCATCCCGACCAACGTCATCTCCATCACCGACGGCCAGTGCTTCCTGGAGTCCGACCTGTTCAACGCGGGTCAGCGTCCGGCGCTCAACGTCGGTATCTCGGTCTCCCGAGTCGGTGGTTCCGCCCAGCACAAGGCCATGCGCCAGGTGTCCGGCCGCCTCCGTGTGGACCTCGCCCAGTACCGCGAGCTGGAGGCGTTCGCCGCCTTCGGTTCCGACCTGGACGCGGCCTCCAAGGCTTCGCTGGAGCGCGGTAAGCGCATGGTCGAGCTGCTGAAGCAGCCGCAGTACGCCCCGTTCCCCGTCGAGGAGCAGGTCGTCTCCGTCTGGGCCGGCACCACCGGCAAGATGGACGACGTCCCGGTCGAGGACATCCGCCGCTTCGAGACCGAGCTGCTGGAGTACCTGCGCCGTGAGCGCAAGGACCTCCTGACCAGCATCGCCGAAGGTGCGAAGATGTCCGACGACACGCTGCAGTCGATCGCCGACGCGATCGCCGCCTTCAAGCAGCAGTTCGAGACCTCGGACGGCAAGCTCCTGGGCGAGGGCTGA
- a CDS encoding F0F1 ATP synthase subunit delta — MNGASREALASARERLDALTDSTSVDAAKLAEELAAVTALLHREVSLRRVLTDPSQGGEAKAELAGRLLRGQVGGEAVDLVSGMVRSRWSQSRDLVDSVEELANTADLTAAQRAGALDDVEDELFRFGRIVGSDVALRSALTDRAAPAPAKSGLLRGLLGGKAQPVTERVITRLVTQPRGRSLEAGLDSLSRLAAERRDRMVAVVTSAVPLSDHQKQRLGAALAKIYGRQMHLNLDVDPEVLGGISVRVGDEVINGTIAERLEEVTRRMAG; from the coding sequence ATGAACGGAGCGAGCCGCGAGGCGCTGGCCTCCGCACGTGAGCGTCTCGACGCACTGACCGACTCCACATCGGTCGACGCGGCGAAGCTCGCCGAGGAGCTGGCAGCCGTCACCGCGCTGCTCCACCGCGAGGTATCGCTGCGCCGGGTCCTCACCGACCCGTCGCAGGGCGGCGAGGCCAAGGCCGAGCTGGCCGGACGACTGCTGAGGGGACAGGTGGGCGGCGAAGCCGTGGACCTCGTCTCCGGCATGGTGCGGTCCCGCTGGTCGCAGTCGCGTGACCTGGTCGACTCGGTCGAGGAACTGGCGAACACCGCAGACCTCACCGCGGCCCAGCGCGCGGGTGCGCTCGACGACGTCGAGGACGAGCTGTTCCGGTTCGGCCGGATCGTCGGCTCCGACGTGGCACTGCGCTCGGCCCTCACGGACAGGGCGGCTCCCGCCCCGGCCAAGAGCGGGCTGCTCCGCGGCCTGCTCGGCGGCAAGGCCCAGCCGGTCACCGAGCGCGTGATCACGCGCCTCGTGACGCAGCCCCGAGGACGTAGCCTGGAGGCGGGACTCGACTCCCTGTCCAGGCTCGCCGCGGAGCGCCGGGACCGCATGGTCGCCGTCGTCACCTCGGCGGTGCCGCTGTCCGACCACCAGAAGCAGCGCCTCGGCGCCGCGCTGGCGAAGATCTACGGCCGTCAGATGCACCTGAACCTGGACGTGGACCCCGAGGTCCTCGGCGGGATCTCGGTGCGCGTCGGTGACGAGGTCATCAACGGCACGATCGCGGAGCGCCTCGAAGAGGTCACCCGCAGGATGGCCGGCTGA
- a CDS encoding F0F1 ATP synthase subunit B has translation MNALQLASEGEIQNPLLPAVPEIVIGLIAFAIVFGFLAKKLLPNINKVLEERREAIEGGIEKADAAQTEAQSVLEQYKAQLAEARHEAARLRQEAQEQGAVIIQEMRAEGQRQREEIIAAGHTQIEADRKAAASALRQDVGSLATALAGKLVGESLEDHARQSGTVDRFLDELEAKAEAVR, from the coding sequence GTGAACGCCCTACAGCTGGCGTCCGAGGGAGAGATCCAGAACCCGCTGCTCCCGGCGGTACCTGAGATCGTCATCGGCCTCATCGCCTTCGCCATCGTCTTCGGTTTCCTCGCCAAGAAGCTCCTCCCGAACATCAACAAGGTTCTGGAAGAGCGCCGCGAGGCCATCGAAGGCGGTATCGAGAAGGCCGACGCGGCCCAGACCGAGGCCCAGAGCGTTCTTGAGCAGTACAAGGCTCAGCTCGCCGAGGCCCGCCACGAGGCCGCTCGTCTGCGCCAGGAGGCGCAGGAGCAGGGTGCCGTCATCATCCAGGAGATGAGGGCGGAAGGTCAGCGGCAGCGCGAGGAGATCATCGCGGCCGGCCACACCCAGATCGAGGCCGACCGCAAGGCCGCGGCGTCCGCGCTGCGTCAGGACGTGGGCAGTCTCGCCACCGCCCTGGCCGGCAAGCTCGTCGGTGAGTCCCTCGAGGACCACGCACGACAGAGCGGCACCGTCGACCGGTTCCTCGACGAGCTCGAGGCGAAGGCCGAGGCCGTCCGATGA
- the atpE gene encoding ATP synthase F0 subunit C, protein MSALETLAAVNISGNLGSIGYGLAAIGPGVGVGIIFGNGTQALARQPEAAGLIRSNQILGFVLCEALALIGLVMPFVYPF, encoded by the coding sequence ATGTCCGCTCTTGAGACCCTCGCCGCCGTCAACATCTCGGGCAACCTCGGTTCCATCGGCTACGGCCTCGCCGCGATCGGCCCCGGCGTCGGCGTCGGCATCATCTTCGGTAACGGCACCCAGGCTCTGGCCCGTCAGCCCGAGGCTGCCGGCCTGATCCGCTCGAACCAGATCCTCGGCTTCGTGCTCTGTGAGGCGCTTGCCCTGATCGGTCTCGTCATGCCCTTCGTCTACCCGTTCTAG
- the atpB gene encoding F0F1 ATP synthase subunit A, with protein MSADPTTVLAFETDCHIFDGCGFPAPGLHSFVFEPMATVGGFEINKPMLLAVLSTVVVVGFFWAAFNKPKLVPGKLQMVAEAGYDFIRTGVVYESLGKREGKKYVPLMVSLFFFIWIMNLWAIIPLAQFPVVSVIGFPVALAAIVYVLWVSLTFKRHGFVGGWKNISGYDPSIGPALPFVMLIEVMSNLLIRPFTHAVRLFANMFAGHVLLLIFTIASWYLLNGIGIAYAGVSFVMVILMTAFELFIQALQAYVFVLLACNYIQGALAEHH; from the coding sequence GTGAGTGCTGACCCGACGACGGTGCTCGCCTTCGAGACCGACTGCCACATCTTCGACGGATGCGGCTTCCCGGCTCCTGGCCTGCACTCCTTTGTTTTCGAGCCGATGGCCACCGTCGGCGGCTTCGAGATCAACAAACCGATGCTGCTGGCGGTCCTTAGCACCGTTGTCGTCGTCGGTTTCTTCTGGGCGGCTTTCAACAAGCCGAAGCTGGTGCCCGGAAAGCTCCAGATGGTCGCGGAGGCGGGTTACGACTTCATCCGCACCGGTGTGGTGTACGAGTCGCTCGGCAAGCGCGAGGGCAAGAAGTACGTGCCCCTCATGGTCTCGCTGTTCTTCTTCATCTGGATCATGAACCTCTGGGCGATCATTCCCCTCGCCCAGTTCCCGGTGGTCTCGGTCATCGGGTTCCCGGTGGCGCTGGCCGCGATCGTGTATGTCCTCTGGGTCAGCCTGACCTTCAAGCGGCACGGCTTCGTCGGCGGCTGGAAGAACATCTCCGGCTACGACCCGTCGATCGGTCCGGCTCTGCCCTTCGTCATGCTCATCGAGGTCATGTCGAACCTGCTGATCCGGCCGTTCACCCACGCCGTGCGACTCTTCGCCAACATGTTCGCCGGTCACGTGCTGCTGCTGATCTTCACGATCGCCAGCTGGTACCTGCTGAACGGCATCGGCATCGCCTACGCCGGTGTCTCCTTCGTGATGGTCATCCTGATGACCGCCTTCGAACTGTTCATCCAGGCGCTGCAGGCCTACGTGTTCGTCCTTCTGGCCTGCAACTACATTCAGGGCGCTCTCGCCGAGCACCACTGA
- a CDS encoding MraY family glycosyltransferase produces MGQPVRDYLLTLCVTAAVTYLLTGPVRKFAIAIGAMPAIRARDVHREPTPRLGGIAMFGGLCAGLIVADHLFNLNGVFELSDEPRALLSGAALIWLIGVLDDKFEIDALIKLGGQMIAAAVMVIQGLTILWLPIPGVGTVALTQWQGTLLTVALVVITINAVNFVDGLDGLAAGMVCIASAAFFLYTYRLWYGYGIEAAAPATLFAAILMGMCLGFLPHNMHPARIFMGDSGSMLIGLVLAAGAISVTGQVDPDAMKLFEGSERQATHAMLPVFIPLLLPLTIIAIPAADLVLAIVRRTWNGQSPFAADRGHLHHRLLEIGHSHSRSVLIMYFWSALIAFGAVGYSVHSASLWIVLVIVGLSAVGLVLLLMPRFTPRAPRWAESFVPPRYRRRQAGHGEPGDADDVTPQGQQRADGPHMAPPVPEPASVAVGVSGVNGATAIGPRSRFTDRDRADSSR; encoded by the coding sequence GTGGGGCAGCCCGTGCGTGATTACCTGCTGACGCTCTGTGTCACGGCCGCAGTTACCTATCTGCTGACCGGACCGGTGCGGAAGTTCGCCATCGCGATCGGGGCGATGCCCGCGATCCGTGCGCGTGACGTACACCGGGAACCGACACCTCGGCTCGGTGGCATCGCCATGTTCGGCGGACTGTGCGCGGGGCTGATCGTCGCGGACCACCTGTTCAACCTGAACGGCGTGTTCGAACTGTCCGACGAGCCGAGGGCGCTGCTCTCCGGCGCCGCCCTGATCTGGCTGATCGGCGTCCTGGACGACAAGTTCGAGATCGACGCGCTGATCAAGCTGGGCGGGCAGATGATCGCCGCCGCGGTCATGGTCATCCAGGGTCTGACGATCCTCTGGCTTCCCATCCCGGGCGTGGGCACCGTGGCGCTCACCCAGTGGCAGGGCACGCTGCTCACGGTCGCGCTGGTGGTGATCACCATCAACGCGGTCAACTTCGTCGACGGCCTGGACGGCCTCGCGGCGGGCATGGTCTGCATCGCGTCCGCGGCGTTCTTCCTCTACACCTACCGGCTCTGGTACGGGTACGGGATCGAGGCGGCGGCCCCCGCGACACTCTTCGCCGCGATCCTGATGGGCATGTGCCTCGGCTTCCTGCCGCACAACATGCACCCCGCCCGGATCTTCATGGGCGACTCCGGCTCGATGCTGATCGGCCTCGTGCTGGCCGCCGGGGCGATCTCCGTCACCGGCCAGGTGGACCCGGACGCGATGAAGCTCTTCGAGGGCAGCGAGCGCCAGGCGACCCACGCGATGCTCCCGGTCTTCATCCCGCTGCTGCTGCCGCTGACGATCATCGCGATCCCTGCCGCCGACCTCGTGCTGGCCATCGTGCGCCGCACCTGGAACGGGCAGTCGCCGTTCGCGGCCGACCGCGGACACCTGCACCACCGGCTGCTGGAGATCGGCCACTCGCACAGCAGGTCCGTGCTGATCATGTACTTCTGGTCGGCGCTGATCGCCTTCGGCGCCGTCGGGTACTCCGTGCACTCCGCGTCGCTGTGGATCGTGCTGGTGATCGTCGGGCTCAGCGCCGTGGGCCTCGTCCTGCTGCTCATGCCGCGCTTCACCCCGCGCGCCCCGCGCTGGGCCGAGTCCTTCGTGCCCCCGCGCTACCGGCGGCGGCAGGCCGGCCACGGGGAGCCCGGGGACGCCGACGACGTCACCCCCCAGGGGCAACAGCGTGCCGACGGTCCGCACATGGCACCCCCGGTGCCGGAACCGGCCTCCGTGGCCGTGGGCGTCTCCGGCGTCAACGGAGCGACCGCGATCGGCCCCCGTTCGCGCTTCACGGATCGGGATCGTGCCGACTCTTCGCGTTGA